One window of the Triticum dicoccoides isolate Atlit2015 ecotype Zavitan chromosome 3B, WEW_v2.0, whole genome shotgun sequence genome contains the following:
- the LOC119275855 gene encoding uncharacterized protein LOC119275855: MAQPSSSSSAPPSSSPWVILGSIPRVSALPDAGDVSVALAAPPRVSILTVSPRVFPDLPTPRNFPFVLAADPSGLLLLQANLRCAPTREVIDRPGHQGVTWKLTDSRYFVLDTTNGSSFQLPDPEATIMHQALLGLLASPRGGGHYMVAELQPIFGSDEATLLCFSTEVGEWVEKPVHYPLPPRPLSPICVVSHHGRLWWVDLSWGVITCDPFADEPVLGFVPFPPGRVLRYREGWGVTDKFRYVGVSGGKLRFVDMYMRKRVRGAGAHTPMVSVWTLGDPDSREWTLEQEASFTEIWADESYKAAGLPEKIPTLALIHPKNPDVVYFFLKEHLFGVDVRGRKVVECQVYGLVAPPSICLASRFVRAWELPRALSSSGEWSNGISLAESANARPYQPSAGDYHLVGGSRIACKG; encoded by the exons ATGGCGcagccgtcctcgtcctcctccgcgccgccgtcctcctcgCCGTGGGTCATCCTAGGCAGCATCCCGCGCGTCTCCGCACTGCCGGACGCCGGCGACGTCTCCGTCGCGCTGGCGGCGCCGCCCCGCGTCTCGATCCTCACCGTCTCCCCGCGCGTCTTCCCGGACCTCCCCACGCCCCGCAACTTCCCCTTCGTCCTCGCCGCCGACCCCTCCGGccttctcctcctccaggccaACCTGCGTTGCGCCCCGACCCGTGAGGTCATCGATCGCCCCGGCCACCAGGGAGTCACCTGGAAACTCACCGACTCTCGCTACTTCGTGCTCGACACCACCAACGGCTCGTCGTTCCAGCTCCCCGACCCTGAGGCCACCATCATGCACCAGGCCCTCCTCGGCCTTCTCGCCTCCCCCAGGGGCGGCGGCCACTACATGGTCGCTGAGCTCCAGCCCATCTTCGGCAGCGACGAAGCCACGCTCCTCTGCTTCTCCACGGAGGTAGGAGAGTGGGTCGAGAAGCCCGTCCACTACCCGCTCCCGCCACGCCCGCTGTCTCCCATCTGCGTGGTCTCGCACCACGGGAGGCTCTGGTGGGTGGACCTCTCATGGGGCGTCATCACCTGCGACCCCTTCGCCGACGAGCCGGTCCTGGGCTTCGTTCCCTTCCCGCCGGGGAGGGTGCTCAGGTACAGGGAAGGTTGGGGAGTCACCGACAAGTTCCGTTACGTGGGGGTGAGCGGCGGCAAGCTGCGTTTCGTCGACATGTACATGCGTAAGCGTGTTCGTGGCGCCGGCGCTCACACTCCCATGGTAAGCGTGTGGACGCTGGGCGATCCAGACTCGAGGGAGTGGACGCTGGAGCAAGAGGCGAGCTTTACCGAGATCTGGGCCGATGAGAGCTACAAGGCGGCCGGGCTGCCGGAGAAGATCCCCACGCTGGCGCTCATTCACCCCAAGAACCCCGACGTGGTCTACTTCTTCCTCAAGGAGCACCTGTTTGGTGTTGACGTGCGTGGTCGCAAGGTGGTGGAGTGCCAGGTGTATGGTCTTGTTGCGCCCCCGAGCATCTGCTTGGCCAGCCGCTTCGTTCGGGCTTGGGAGCTGCCACGGGCGCTCTCCTCCTCAG GGGAGTGGTCTAATGGCATCAGCTTGGCTGAGAGCGCTAATGCGCGTCCATACCAGCCATCGGCAGGGGATTATCACTTGGTGGGGGGCTCCAGGATAGCATGCAAAGGATGA